The genomic window CAGCGCCCTTCTTTCAGCCATATCGTACAACTTCCTCTCCTTCTTCTCGTTAATACCAAGCGCATCACGCTTCTTTTCGATGTGATCCATGAGCATCTTCCCGATCTTCTTTAAATCCGACTCAAAATCCCATCGTGCGCCGCACATCTCTTCCATCTCCTTTGTCAGCAACCTTTGCATATCCGGGGCGCCTGCCACCGGAGAATTCATGCCAAAGACGGTATAAATACCAGAGGCCACCAGAAATTGCCCGATAGCAATTGCCTTTTCGCTCATCCATTCCGTGCACGCACCCGCCACCGGCAATTCACTGATATCATTTCCCAACCCGCCCTCTTTCACCATCTCACTAACGGCAATCAGAATTCGGCTGTTATCGACACAAGCTCCCGAATGCAGCACCGGCGGTATCCCAACTGCCTCACACACCTCTCTCAGCCCCTGACCACATGCATCCTTCATCTCAGGAACCATCAACCCGTCAGAAGCGCATTGCCCTGCGGCACAACCCGTCGCCACCACCAGGAAATTATTTGCAATGAGCTCTCTTGCCAGATTGATATACGACGGCTCACATACGCCCGCCTTGGGACTTGTGCAACCGGCAATACCCACCACGCCGCGAATCCTGCCGTTAATAATATTATCATTTAATGGCCGGTAACTCGCCCGGTACCTGCCGCCCAGCATATATTTGATCGTCTCATGGCTGAACCCGGCAACGATATTCGGCTCAGCGCTGGCGGGGATAAACACCTTCTCTTTATCCCGGTTTTTGTAATTTGCAACGGCCATCATAACAATCTTCTTCGCCGCTTCAGTGGCATGTTCTTCCTCAAATTCAACGTGTTCTGCCCCGAAAATCTTGGCCTTCGACAAGGTAGTAATCAATTTCGTGTGAAACGATTTTGCCGCTTCTGCAAGCGACTGCATGACACACTGGATATCAACGACCATCGCTTCAACAGCGCCGGTTGCTATGGCCGCCTCCTGAATCGTCATATGCCCGGCCATAGGAATCCCATGCCGAACCAGGAGTTCATTGGCCGTGCAGCACAGTCCGGAAAGGACAATACCCTTCGCCCCAACCGCCTGCGCAGCCTTAGTAACTTCCGGATCGCCACAGGCCAGCACAATCGCCTCGGCAAGTTGCGGCTCATGCCCGTGGACAATGATATTCACGTGATCTTTCTTGATTACTCCCAGATTGGACCTTCCTGCTGTGGGTTTTGGGGTGCCAAACATAATATCCTGCAGTTCGGTCGCTATCATGCAACCACCCCAGCCGTCCGCCAGCGCCACGCGCATGGCCTGCAGGGTAAGGTTTCGGTAGTCCTGGTCTCCGCCCATCCCCGTACGGTGCAGGCTCTCTGTAACTTCACGGTCTATTGCCCGCGGGGCAATCCCTAGTTTTTCCCACACCTTCTGCCTGCTCTCCGGCGCCCGCTTGAGGAACAACAAGGTTCCATACGGTTTCCCGAATTCCATCAGCGCCATCTCACCCACTTCTTCAGCAATCTCATTAATCTTACGGTCCTTTGTCTTTATCCCAAAACACTCGGCAACCATCATGAGCTTCTCAACATCCTTAATCCGGTAGCCGGGAGCCTCACCCCGAGCGGTAGCAACCAGCAGATGGGCCGCCGCGCGCGCATGATCTGAATGGCATGCCGTGCCTGCCCCGCTCATGCGCAGGAAATGCCGCGCAGCAAAGGTATTGGCATCAGCGCCGCAAACACCCTTCTTCGGACCTTTCCCAAAGGGGTCGATATTACACGGACCATAATTACAATGGCGGCAACACAATGCAAGACTACCATAGCCGCATTGAGGAAGTTGCGCCTGATACCGGTCGTACATAGTTTCCATTTTCATTTCTTTCATACGATCAAGCATAATCTCGTCTGCTGTTTTTTTCTTCTCTTCCATCTTATTCCCCTCCTTTACAAGGTTCATAAATATCAGGCCTGCCGGAATAACCTTCGGTATACGGTCAGCCTGACTATCTGCCACAGTTGCCTGCGGTAAATAGAACAAACTATTATAAATAGAAATAGATTTAAATCAAGGGAAAATACAAACCCTCACGTTTATTTTGTACAATCTTCCAGATTTTTCTTTATTAGCCTTACTTCGTCCAGCAATTGGCTGTTTTCTGAAAAGACTGCCTTTCCCACAATATCAGACTCAAGCACCTTTTCGTTATAGGAAATAAACCCCAGGACGGGAATCCCACTCAGTCCCTTTTCAATCAACGCCCGGTGTTCATCGGAAGCCACTTTATTACCTACCGCATAAATTGCCCTGAGACCGATATCATCCGCCAGTTTTTTAACCTGGAAAGCCGTCTGAATACTCTTGGAGCCTGGCTCTACAATCACAATCAATGCATTTACCGCCTTCACGGTGGCGCGTCCAAGGTGTTCAACCCCAGCCTCCATATCCACAATCACCACCTCATCCCTTTGCACAATCAGATGGCTAAGCAACGTCCTCAAAAAGGCGCTCTCCGGGCATGCGCAACCGCCCCCCCCGCGTTTCACTGCGCCTAATACCATCAGTTTTATCCCTTCCTGTTCCAGGGAAAGTTTGTCCGGCAGATCAGAAACGGTGGGGTTCAATTGAAAGAATTTTCCGTATTCTTCGGACGTAGCGCCCGTGCGTTCCTTGATCAAATCCTTCATCTGACTGATTGGTACGATCTGCGATACATTTTTCACGCCCAATGTTACTGCCAAATTGGCTACCGGGTCTGCATCTATCGCAATGACTTTTTT from Candidatus Brocadia sp. includes these protein-coding regions:
- a CDS encoding AAA family ATPase translates to MKIAVSGKGGVGKTTFVATLARVFAENGKKVIAIDADPVANLAVTLGVKNVSQIVPISQMKDLIKERTGATSEEYGKFFQLNPTVSDLPDKLSLEQEGIKLMVLGAVKRGGGGCACPESAFLRTLLSHLIVQRDEVVIVDMEAGVEHLGRATVKAVNALIVIVEPGSKSIQTAFQVKKLADDIGLRAIYAVGNKVASDEHRALIEKGLSGIPVLGFISYNEKVLESDIVGKAVFSENSQLLDEVRLIKKNLEDCTK
- the cooS gene encoding anaerobic carbon-monoxide dehydrogenase catalytic subunit, translated to MEEKKKTADEIMLDRMKEMKMETMYDRYQAQLPQCGYGSLALCCRHCNYGPCNIDPFGKGPKKGVCGADANTFAARHFLRMSGAGTACHSDHARAAAHLLVATARGEAPGYRIKDVEKLMMVAECFGIKTKDRKINEIAEEVGEMALMEFGKPYGTLLFLKRAPESRQKVWEKLGIAPRAIDREVTESLHRTGMGGDQDYRNLTLQAMRVALADGWGGCMIATELQDIMFGTPKPTAGRSNLGVIKKDHVNIIVHGHEPQLAEAIVLACGDPEVTKAAQAVGAKGIVLSGLCCTANELLVRHGIPMAGHMTIQEAAIATGAVEAMVVDIQCVMQSLAEAAKSFHTKLITTLSKAKIFGAEHVEFEEEHATEAAKKIVMMAVANYKNRDKEKVFIPASAEPNIVAGFSHETIKYMLGGRYRASYRPLNDNIINGRIRGVVGIAGCTSPKAGVCEPSYINLARELIANNFLVVATGCAAGQCASDGLMVPEMKDACGQGLREVCEAVGIPPVLHSGACVDNSRILIAVSEMVKEGGLGNDISELPVAGACTEWMSEKAIAIGQFLVASGIYTVFGMNSPVAGAPDMQRLLTKEMEEMCGARWDFESDLKKIGKMLMDHIEKKRDALGINEKKERKLYDMAERRALERECKPAAHH